In the Primulina tabacum isolate GXHZ01 chromosome 15, ASM2559414v2, whole genome shotgun sequence genome, AGGCGCTTCTTGAGAATATTGTTGCAGCAACGGCCAGTTGGAGGAGGAGATTCAGAGGCGCCGAGCTAGAATGGTCGCTTTGTCGGATGAAGCGGAGACTTTGGAGGTTGTTCTGTTGGACAATAGGAGAAATTCGCGGGCTATCAGTCAACAGCTTCTTAATCTGAAGGATGTCTATCAACTCTGGACCAGAAAGCTTCAGGAGGCCGAGAACACTCAGCCAGAGTGTCTGGCCAAGTGGGAGCAGCTTCGTGCTATATTTCCGtgaattttgttttgttttgttttgttgatTGGCACGCATTAGCTGAGAATAGTTGTTTACGTTTTATTGTTGGGGTAACTTACTTTGTAGAAACTTTACAGGCGCTTTTCCTATTTTCGATTTGATTCTCTGCTTCTCTGCACCCTCTTTCACTGGTTTTTCTTGTATACATCAATATGTTTGTTTCTAGCAGGTGATCATGGGTTGAAGATTGGCCATGAATTGGCCTCGGTTCTTCAGTGCATTCGATATTCACGCCTTGATGTCTTTCGGATCTTCCTGAACCGCAAGTACCTTTCAACTTTTATGTGCTCTTATGTGCTGCATCCACTCAAGACGATTCCCTCGTCTCTAGCATTTATACATTGCACTTCAGTCGGTCCCCTTTCCCTCATACACGTATATGCATTTGCACTTCAATCGGACCCCTTTCTCGCATACACGTATGTGCATTTGCAGTTCAATCGGACCCCTTTCCTGCATACACATTTACTTGATGTTCTTGCATGTGGTGACTTCGCTTCATATTTGTTGACTGTTGGTTTGATGTTGTGATTGTTGGATGAAAAGGATGTGGGAtgaaaatgagttgaatttgaTGCTGGAGGTTGGTTGGGGGAGAAGTTTTTGGTTGATTCTTATACTACGCTCCAAATAATCCCACTCATTTGGTTTCTTCCAAAGTCAACTTCTGGGTCCTCTTGGGGTTCGCATAGCGCCCTTGTTCTCTTATGTTCTCCTTTTATTATTGGTTGTTCCGCTTGGTGGGCTCAACTCCCCGCTCGGTGTGTTTAATTCTTGCCATAGTGTAAGTGGCCTAAAGGCCCACTTCATGGGTCAATCACTGCATATGCAAACAAACAATTTATATACTGGTGGTACGGTCTACTTCACCATGGTTTCTCATACCATAAGAACATTAGAAATATCAACCGAATGCATATATAATAAGTGGTCATAAGGCCGACTCCCTAGTGAAACAAAGtacctttaaaataattaaagtggCTTAGTGTCCCACTTTCTTTGATTAATCTTATTGTTGAATCATAAACAACAGATATTTACCTCACTGGCCATAAGGCCTACATCGCATGACATCTTGAAATAAGGAactaaacatatacaaaagtgGCCCCGAATGCCAACTCCCCACTTAATATCAGCCTTTCTGTTTGCTTTATTCGTTAGCTTTCTCTATTTTTTTCCTCATATTTGGAAAATACGGCTTGAGATACTTGCCAGTTATGCATCTTTTGTGTGGATGGCCATCTAAACTTAATAGCCAATATGCATTTCCGTCTAACATCTTATGTACTTTGAATTATTCCTCCCAATTGGGAGACTATTTGCCCAGCTCCTTATCCTTTGTTCCTAAAGGCGGTATAGCCATACACACTATTTTCCCATCATGGAAACTTTTCTTGTAAACTCTTTTGTTTTAGATTCTCGCAACTTTTTGTTTCTGTAACAGCAGAGCATTGTACGCCTGGATTCTCAGCTCATCCAATTCTTCTAACTCCATGATCATTGTTTCATTATAATTTTCAAGGGAAAGTTCATTTTGCCTTGCCATTCGCATTGATGGCACCATAATCTCCAATGGAACACTGCATCGTGGCCAAAGGTAAGGGAAAAGGGCTCACTCCAGTGTCAGTCCTCTTGGCCCACAAAGTTTCTGATAATAGCCGGGGCCGATCCCTGGGATTTTCTTCCatcattttctataaaatctttttaaaactttgttCGATGCTTCAGATTGTCAGTTGGATTGTGGGTAATGAGGGGATGAATTTCTCAATTCGATTTCATAGTCTTCCGCGAATTCTCTCATATCTAAACCCGTGAACATAGTTCCCTGATCCGTGGTTAGGGACTctggaattccaaatctatgaATAATATTCTCTTTCACAAAGTCAATGACATCCCCTTGTTCCACTTTCTTCAAAGGCACTGCTTCTACCCATTTGGTGAAAAAATATGTGGCCACAAGGATGAACGAGTGGCTTTTAGATGATGCTGGGTAAATCTTCCCTATTAAGTCCATGGCCCAGCCCCTGAACGGCCATGGTTTGACAACGTTGTGGAGCTCATCCACCGGAATTCTTTGGATGTTCCCGTGTTTCTGACATGGCTGACATCCCTTAGCATATTTGATGCAATCTTTCAAGATGGATGGCCAATAGTAGCCATACCTCTTTATCAGTCATCTCATCTTCACTCCAGATTGATGTGCTCCACGCACTACTTCGTGAACTTGCTTCATGATCTCCAATGCTTCTGGGAAGCCTATGCATCTAAGGAGCAGACCATCTAGACCTTTCCTGTACAAATCTCCCTCCACTAAGACGTAATTAAGAGCTCTCATTTTCAAACCATGTGGAATATCTCTCCCGGTTTATTCTAACACTTGTTTTATGTCCTCACTCCAGTCACCAGCTAAGTTTATATCTAAGTTGAGCGTGTCTACCTGAAATGAGCGTGTCTACCTGAAACCCTCTTTGCTGAATTGAAGGGTGGtttctcttctgaatcaacaCTAGCATGTGTGTTAGCTCTGGAGACATTTTCAGTCCCAAAGCAACATGTGCCAACTCGTCGGCCTCCCAATTTTCTTGTCTTGGGACGTGTACTAACGACACTTCTTCAAAATCATCTAGAAGTTGGGATGCCGCGGTATAGTATTGACCCAATGACAAACTTGTGCATTTGAACTCCCCTGATAGCTGTTTGAGTACCAGCTGAGAATCCCCTTATATTAACAATTCTTTCGCCCCTAAATCTTTCAGAATTTCCAATCCGATGACAAGTGCTTCGTATTCCGCCTAATTGTTGGTGCATGGAAAATCCAAATTAAAAGATCGTGCGGTTTTCACACCTCTTGGAGAGGTGATCACAATACCAGCTCCGGATGCCGTCTCTGTATTTGATCCATCGAACTTCAAATCCCATGGTCAAACTTCCACTCCAAAAACTAGAAACTCTCCAATAAACTCATCAAGCGAAGGATGATCATCTAAAAAATCGGCTATAGCTTGGCCTTTTACTGATTTTTGGGGGTAGTAGGTCAATATAAACTCGGCCAATGCCAAAGACCATTTGCTAATTCTCCCAGAGAGCATGGGTCTATTAAGCATATATTTGATAAAATCGGTTTTAGTCAGCACAAGCACTCTTGATTGAATCAAATAATGTCTTAACTTAGTACATGCGTAATACAGTGTTAAGCATAGCTTCTCAATCACAGAGTATTTTACCTCTACTGGAGTAAGGAATCTACTTAAATAATAGATAGCTTGCTCATTTCCTTCGTGATTATTTTGAACTAGTAGACATCATTAATTCATGAGCAGTAGAGATGCATAATTTAAGGTGCATTCCATACCTGGGAGACATCAGAACAGGCGGGTTAGATAAATATCTCTTGATCAAATCAAAAACTTGTTGATGCGAATCTTCCCACTTAAACTCCCTGCTATCTTTGAGCTTCAACAACTGTGAAAACTCATTCGTCTTCCCTGCAAGGTTAGAAATGAAACGTCTCAAGTAATTTACTTGCCCAAGGAAGCGTTGTAACTCTTTCTTGTTCCTAGGAGGATTTGCCTCCATGATAGCCTTCGGTTTGTTTTTATCCACCTCGACTCCCCTTTGATGCACCAGAAATACCAAAAAGTTTCCTGCTTTCACGCCAAAGGCACATTTCAATGGATTTAACTTCAACCCATGTTGCCTCATTCTTTGGAAGCTCTTCCTCAAATGTTCGATGTGATAATCAGCTTCTTTAGATTTAACGACGATATCTTCTATATACATTTCAATGTGGTGCCCTATCATATCATGAAAGATCGAGTTCATAGCCCTTTGATACGTGGCTCCTACGTTTTTTAGCCCGAATGGCATGACAAGCCACTCAAACGTACCAATAGCTCTTGGGCATCTGAATGCTGTTTTGTGAGTGTCTGCCTCTGCTATTTTGATCTGATTGTAACCTGAGAATCAAAGGATAACAATTCATGCCTAGCTTCTTAATCAATCAACATATCAAGTATCGGCATTACGTACACATCTTTGGGAGTTTCACAGTTTAAGTCTCGGAAGTCAATGCATATTCTAATCTTGCCATTCTTTTTCATTACTGGCACAATGTTCGAAAGTCATTCGATATATCTGATTGACTTTATAAACTTGGCCCTCAACAGTTTCTCGACTTCCTCTTTTACTTTCAACTCGACTTCTTTTGACATGCGACGAGATGACTGTTGAAATGGTTTGAAACCATCTTTGAGTGGAAGTTGGTGTTCGACCAATTTCTTGTCCAATCCTGGCATGTCATCATAACTCCATGCAAAACAATCTTTGTACTCTTTCAATATACTGATCAAATCTTGCTTCAGTTGATCTTTCAG is a window encoding:
- the LOC142525975 gene encoding uncharacterized protein LOC142525975, which codes for MHRLPRSIGDHEASSRSSAWSTSIWSEDEMTDKEGCQPCQKHGNIQRIPVDELHNVVKPWPFRGWAMDLIGKIYPASSKSHSFILVATYFFTKWVEAVPLKKVEQGDVIDFVKENIIHRFGIPESLTTDQGTMFTGLDMREFAEDYEIELRNSSPHYPQSN